Proteins found in one Gardnerella vaginalis ATCC 14018 = JCM 11026 genomic segment:
- a CDS encoding succinate dehydrogenase/fumarate reductase iron-sulfur subunit: MVDDFRRNFAHSNNQDCTTSDEAFVTFRVSRFTPNDDSCDSSVTCDSAVACDSAVACDSATDSAPIASTNSPGLVRRHRESPFAKKRKSSPFSTQNSGDLPAKPLSGKHWIQDYTIRARKNDTILDCLLKIKRTIDPTLAFRYSCGHGVCGSDAANVNGMPTLLCTATIAQNARQNTQTQGVRSSGFRKTGSVKSQATATPTPTADENHNLQVQSQEISSLIQNGSFGIIEVAPLSGFPIQRDLICDLSPMIAQLKRLEPYLQAQDVQTRNSSGKLAIIEFLQHPEQLAKFELLSNCIMCGVCEGICPVYAGGEAFIGPAALINAARFINDSRDNATNRRLDLADSSDGISACQSVRACSRQCPRGIDVGEEIWQLTTLINERKMKEN; this comes from the coding sequence ATGGTTGACGATTTTAGACGCAACTTTGCGCATTCTAATAATCAAGATTGCACTACAAGCGATGAAGCTTTTGTGACTTTTCGCGTATCTCGTTTTACGCCAAATGACGATTCTTGCGATTCGTCGGTTACTTGCGACTCCGCGGTTGCTTGCGATTCAGCGGTTGCTTGCGATTCAGCCACCGATTCAGCACCAATCGCCTCCACTAACTCCCCTGGTTTAGTTAGAAGGCACCGAGAAAGCCCTTTTGCAAAAAAGCGCAAAAGTAGCCCATTTTCAACGCAAAATTCTGGCGATTTACCAGCTAAACCATTAAGCGGAAAACATTGGATTCAAGATTATACGATTCGCGCGCGCAAAAACGACACGATTTTAGACTGCTTGCTTAAAATTAAGCGCACAATAGACCCCACTTTGGCATTTAGATACTCTTGCGGTCACGGCGTTTGCGGATCGGATGCTGCAAACGTAAACGGCATGCCCACTTTACTTTGCACAGCCACAATCGCCCAAAACGCTAGGCAAAATACACAAACTCAAGGTGTTAGATCAAGCGGTTTTAGAAAAACTGGTAGCGTAAAGTCGCAAGCAACCGCAACACCAACACCAACAGCCGATGAAAATCACAATCTGCAAGTTCAATCTCAAGAGATATCTTCACTAATCCAAAATGGAAGCTTTGGCATTATTGAGGTTGCGCCACTTTCAGGCTTTCCTATTCAAAGAGATCTTATTTGCGATCTTTCCCCAATGATTGCACAGCTTAAAAGACTCGAGCCATATTTGCAAGCGCAAGATGTTCAAACAAGAAACAGCAGCGGAAAACTTGCGATTATTGAGTTTTTGCAGCACCCAGAGCAGCTTGCAAAGTTTGAGCTTTTAAGCAATTGCATAATGTGCGGCGTGTGTGAAGGAATTTGCCCAGTCTATGCAGGCGGAGAAGCGTTTATTGGACCTGCAGCACTTATAAATGCTGCGCGATTTATTAACGATTCTAGAGATAACGCCACTAATCGAAGATTAGACTTGGCGGATTCTAGCGACGGCATAAGCGCGTGCCAATCCGTGCGAGCATGCTCCAGGCAATGCCCACGCGGAATCGACGTTGGAGAAGAAATTTGGCAACTTACAACGCTTATAAATGAGCGAAAAATGAAGGAAAACTAG
- a CDS encoding PhoH family protein: MANSTTRIVQIPSELSPVAVLGAADSNLRELEKAFPSIDISVHADCVKIVSRSARSEEDACKAEHALRKIVDCAYEAPVDSYAVKRMLERDVLKGSEHNVRIDRIGHNGGVLGGAFSGLKSFGNGTESGFGTGAMESDFARGSADLMPSSEDAKRRAMSRKARMAKGVITFAGGNPVRAKTAGQTAYIQAMESNTVTFGIGPAGTGKTYLAVAKAVRALEDGRVRRIVLTRPAVEAGENLGFLPGTLNDKVDPYLRPLYDALSDMLGAPQLKRYMDENVVEVAPLAYMRGRTLNDAFVILDEAQNATVQQLKMFLTRLGFNTTMVITGDRTQVDLAVPKSGLASIENVLKDVKSIAFVHLNAQDVVRAELVGRIVEAYEAWENREADFRREKARNRKSLESQAANESQNLERNIK; this comes from the coding sequence GTGGCAAATAGTACAACGCGTATTGTTCAAATTCCAAGCGAATTAAGCCCAGTTGCTGTTTTGGGAGCAGCAGATTCAAACTTAAGAGAGTTGGAGAAAGCTTTTCCAAGCATAGATATTTCCGTTCACGCGGATTGTGTGAAAATCGTATCTAGAAGCGCAAGAAGTGAAGAAGACGCTTGCAAAGCCGAACACGCGTTGCGCAAAATAGTTGATTGCGCTTACGAAGCTCCTGTTGATTCTTATGCTGTAAAACGCATGTTAGAAAGAGATGTGCTTAAAGGTAGCGAGCATAATGTGCGAATCGATAGAATTGGGCACAATGGCGGAGTTTTAGGCGGAGCGTTTAGCGGATTAAAGTCTTTTGGTAATGGAACTGAATCTGGCTTTGGAACTGGCGCAATGGAAAGCGATTTTGCGCGCGGTTCTGCCGATTTAATGCCATCTAGTGAAGATGCTAAAAGGCGCGCAATGAGCAGAAAAGCGCGAATGGCTAAAGGTGTTATAACGTTTGCAGGAGGAAATCCTGTTCGCGCAAAAACAGCGGGTCAAACAGCTTATATTCAAGCAATGGAATCAAATACTGTAACGTTTGGAATTGGGCCTGCTGGTACTGGAAAAACGTATTTAGCGGTTGCTAAGGCTGTTAGAGCTTTAGAAGATGGGCGAGTGCGAAGAATAGTGTTGACGCGCCCTGCTGTAGAAGCTGGGGAAAATCTTGGATTCTTGCCTGGAACGCTAAACGACAAAGTAGACCCATATTTAAGGCCGCTTTATGACGCGCTTTCCGACATGTTGGGAGCGCCGCAACTTAAGCGATACATGGACGAGAACGTTGTGGAAGTGGCGCCGCTTGCATACATGAGAGGTCGCACGCTTAATGACGCTTTTGTTATTTTAGACGAAGCGCAAAATGCTACTGTTCAGCAGCTTAAGATGTTTTTGACGCGTCTTGGATTTAACACCACAATGGTGATTACAGGGGATAGAACGCAAGTTGATTTAGCGGTTCCAAAATCTGGATTAGCTTCGATTGAGAACGTGCTGAAAGACGTTAAAAGCATTGCGTTTGTTCACTTAAATGCGCAAGACGTTGTTAGGGCCGAGCTTGTTGGGCGAATCGTAGAAGCGTACGAAGCGTGGGAAAATCGCGAGGCTGATTTTAGGCGCGAGAAGGCTAGAAATAGGAAAAGTCTTGAGTCGCAAGCAGCCAACGAATCGCAAAATCTTGAGAGGAATATCAAGTAA
- a CDS encoding 16S rRNA (uracil(1498)-N(3))-methyltransferase: MTDALFLLDTNKDDAPVLANGIEEGWTLSLPQHVKRHAISAMRLSDGDSLDLSDGKGVRIHATITDSENGLVRVDSFIKEPAPTTRLTLIQALAKTGHDEQAIDMATQIGVDEVIPWCANRSISKWKPGRTDKRWNQVLEAATEQSRRAWIPQLLEPVTSKQILAICRRACVYGSLVVVLHQDATDSFSQIENYVNDLTEKCLKDGKTRTVYVVVGPEGGISEEEVQSFIDAGAKSCVLGSNILRASTAGPVCLSLLSRALGRYE, translated from the coding sequence ATGACAGATGCTTTGTTTTTGCTGGATACGAATAAAGACGATGCGCCCGTTCTTGCAAATGGGATTGAAGAAGGGTGGACTCTTAGCTTGCCTCAACACGTTAAAAGGCACGCAATAAGCGCAATGCGACTTTCGGATGGCGATTCGCTAGACCTTTCGGACGGCAAAGGAGTGCGAATTCACGCAACGATTACAGACAGCGAAAACGGCTTAGTTAGAGTAGATTCGTTCATAAAAGAACCAGCGCCAACAACCCGATTAACGCTTATTCAGGCTCTCGCAAAAACGGGTCACGACGAGCAAGCAATAGACATGGCTACCCAAATTGGTGTAGACGAAGTAATTCCTTGGTGCGCAAATAGGTCGATTTCAAAATGGAAGCCAGGGCGCACAGATAAGCGATGGAATCAAGTGCTTGAGGCTGCAACGGAGCAATCGCGCAGAGCGTGGATTCCACAGCTTTTAGAGCCAGTTACAAGCAAGCAGATTCTAGCGATTTGTAGGCGTGCATGCGTTTATGGAAGCCTTGTAGTTGTTTTGCATCAAGACGCAACGGATTCTTTTAGTCAAATCGAAAACTACGTAAACGACTTAACGGAAAAATGCTTAAAAGATGGCAAAACGCGCACTGTTTATGTAGTTGTGGGGCCAGAAGGCGGAATTAGCGAAGAAGAAGTGCAAAGTTTTATAGACGCTGGCGCCAAAAGTTGCGTTTTAGGAAGCAATATTTTACGCGCATCTACAGCAGGGCCAGTATGTTTATCGTTGCTTTCTAGAGCACTTGGCAGGTATGAGTAG
- a CDS encoding histidine triad nucleotide-binding protein has protein sequence MDKACKTYKTDDDCIFCKIIDGQIPSSKVYEDDEVVAFKDINPQAKVHVLIVPRNHYKNVADLAQNDSDVLAHIACVAQKIANDFYNGDYRLVFNTGLGAGQTVFHVHAHVLTGEKLEEGSL, from the coding sequence ATGGATAAAGCATGCAAAACATACAAAACTGACGACGATTGCATTTTTTGCAAGATAATTGATGGGCAAATCCCAAGCAGCAAAGTGTATGAAGACGATGAAGTAGTGGCTTTTAAAGATATTAATCCGCAAGCCAAGGTGCATGTTTTGATTGTTCCGCGCAATCATTACAAGAATGTTGCAGATCTTGCTCAAAATGATTCTGATGTTTTGGCTCATATTGCATGCGTTGCGCAAAAAATTGCAAACGACTTTTATAATGGCGATTATCGCCTTGTTTTCAACACTGGTTTGGGAGCTGGTCAAACCGTGTTCCATGTTCACGCTCATGTTTTAACAGGCGAAAAACTTGAAGAAGGTAGTTTATAA